The following are encoded together in the Flavihumibacter fluvii genome:
- a CDS encoding S41 family peptidase: MKLLTKPTLWDWKYIAFILMIISFIQPLAAQQKLPTIKATSRIVDVKDGEVYQKGRWNLSPENKPDIYFALEPVHEKKITFYTNIDSISFNIIPGRNYDFIILLNSKDTCYTQISTIRPVKKTELNTVSLNYIEPELLKQDFTFFREELERKHAGLYRYKSKALLDKLFDSCFAALNRPMPQLEFAKSIMFVISSIEDGHTASNLPRLLMNYYGENEKMFPVHVFFINKKAYVLCSRIKELPAETEILSIDNKPISQIKKELFQYLPSDGKIETKKNQTLNNGAFTFLYNWIFGNKNSFIVKYKTKQGEIKTTNIHAEYVKDFECDNGNDLNIKKDLQLDFPNENTALLTIKTFDDNRLAGKQDFRDFLATSFKEIISKRISNLIIDLRGNAGGADKYGALLYSYLTYKPFKYFYSIESTTSKISLKEDSLLGIQQPQNNSFNGKVLFLINGLCFSTTADFCSIAKSNNRGKFIGEETGGGYYGNTSGQTTTTELPNSKISIKIPKFKYLNDVVKAKDNDRGIIPNYTILPTIDEVMLHKDVQLNFALKLAKGK, encoded by the coding sequence ATGAAACTACTGACAAAGCCCACATTGTGGGACTGGAAATATATTGCCTTCATTTTAATGATTATATCATTTATACAACCACTTGCTGCTCAGCAAAAACTACCAACAATAAAGGCAACATCAAGAATAGTGGACGTAAAAGATGGAGAAGTTTATCAAAAGGGTAGATGGAATTTATCACCCGAAAACAAACCGGATATTTATTTTGCTTTGGAGCCCGTACATGAAAAAAAGATAACTTTTTATACAAACATAGATTCGATTTCATTTAATATCATTCCGGGTAGGAATTACGACTTCATTATTTTACTGAATAGCAAGGACACCTGTTATACTCAAATATCGACGATAAGACCCGTGAAAAAAACGGAACTTAATACTGTTTCATTAAACTATATAGAGCCTGAATTATTAAAACAGGACTTCACATTTTTTCGGGAAGAACTTGAAAGAAAACATGCAGGATTGTACCGTTATAAAAGCAAAGCCTTATTGGATAAATTATTTGACAGTTGCTTTGCTGCGTTAAATCGCCCTATGCCACAATTAGAATTTGCCAAATCGATTATGTTCGTGATAAGTTCCATTGAAGACGGGCACACTGCATCAAATCTGCCTCGACTATTAATGAATTATTATGGTGAAAATGAAAAAATGTTTCCCGTCCATGTTTTCTTCATCAATAAAAAGGCTTATGTACTTTGCAGCCGAATTAAAGAGCTCCCTGCTGAAACAGAGATTTTATCAATTGATAATAAACCAATTTCGCAAATCAAAAAAGAGCTGTTTCAATATTTACCTTCCGACGGAAAAATTGAAACTAAAAAGAACCAGACATTAAACAATGGCGCTTTCACTTTTCTTTACAATTGGATTTTTGGTAATAAAAATTCATTTATTGTTAAATACAAAACGAAGCAGGGAGAAATTAAAACAACAAACATACATGCCGAGTACGTAAAGGATTTTGAATGTGATAATGGAAACGATTTAAATATCAAAAAGGATTTGCAGTTGGATTTTCCTAACGAGAATACCGCCTTACTAACCATTAAAACTTTTGATGATAACAGGTTGGCTGGAAAGCAGGATTTCAGAGACTTTCTTGCCACATCGTTTAAAGAGATTATTTCCAAAAGAATCAGTAATTTAATCATTGACTTGCGTGGAAATGCTGGTGGGGCAGATAAATATGGAGCTTTACTTTATTCTTATTTAACATACAAACCTTTCAAATACTTTTATTCAATCGAATCAACTACAAGTAAAATTTCGTTAAAAGAAGATTCACTTCTTGGTATACAACAGCCGCAAAACAATAGCTTTAATGGAAAAGTTTTATTCTTAATTAACGGCTTATGTTTTTCTACTACGGCAGACTTTTGCTCAATAGCAAAAAGCAATAACAGAGGCAAATTCATTGGCGAAGAAACTGGTGGCGGATACTATGGAAATACTTCTGGACAAACCACAACGACCGAATTACCCAACAGTAAAATCTCTATTAAAATCCCTAAATTCAAATATTTGAACGATGTAGTAAAGGCAAAAGACAATGACAGAGGAATAATCCCAAATTATACTATCCTCCCGACAATTGATGAGGTTATGCTGCACAAAGACGTTCAATTAAACTTTGCACTCAAATTAGCAAAAGGAAAATGA
- a CDS encoding CPBP family intramembrane glutamic endopeptidase, with translation MTSQHSSQPDSQYSLKKILIIWALSALPMGVLAFIITPKVVALTNWSPLIVYWIAVIIGLVWQFILSLIILKRDGHELNWQTVVTRMKYQRPINPKTGKSSYWLLLWTIPFILLSALIQSGEINMPDVDSWMTPLIEHLPKYDLSSFATAEYKGAWWILGLFIITSVFNYFFGEEFIYRGILLHKMKGVFGKWDWFFNGILFGLYHLHKPQIILSTALYFGFVFALPSRLLQSSWAAVIIHGLEGVLGIIVILGIILGHS, from the coding sequence ATGACTTCACAGCATTCGAGTCAACCGGATAGTCAATATAGCCTGAAAAAAATTCTAATAATCTGGGCTTTATCAGCATTGCCAATGGGCGTTTTGGCATTTATTATCACTCCCAAAGTGGTGGCACTTACAAATTGGTCTCCGTTAATTGTATACTGGATAGCCGTCATCATTGGACTTGTATGGCAATTTATCCTTTCATTAATCATTCTTAAACGTGATGGGCATGAATTAAATTGGCAGACGGTAGTAACGAGAATGAAGTACCAAAGACCTATAAATCCTAAAACCGGCAAATCAAGTTACTGGCTGCTTTTATGGACAATTCCGTTTATTTTATTAAGTGCCTTGATACAATCTGGTGAAATCAATATGCCAGATGTCGATAGCTGGATGACCCCACTTATTGAGCATTTACCAAAATATGATTTATCAAGTTTTGCAACTGCCGAATACAAAGGTGCCTGGTGGATTCTTGGATTATTTATTATAACAAGTGTATTCAATTACTTCTTTGGTGAAGAGTTCATCTACAGAGGAATTCTTTTACATAAAATGAAGGGCGTTTTTGGCAAATGGGATTGGTTTTTTAACGGCATATTATTTGGACTTTATCATCTCCATAAACCCCAGATAATACTATCCACTGCCCTTTATTTCGGATTTGTATTTGCATTGCCTTCAAGGTTACTCCAATCAAGTTGGGCCGCAGTCATAATTCATGGACTGGAAGGTGTGCTGGGCATTATAGTCATATTAGGAATAATTCTAGGCCATTCATAG